The following coding sequences lie in one Euhalothece natronophila Z-M001 genomic window:
- a CDS encoding DegT/DnrJ/EryC1/StrS family aminotransferase, translating to MTAIPPIDLTRQYHLLNDQISKAVTDVLSSGQYIGGSAVTSLETQLAANVGVTHCVSCNSGTDALYLALRALNIGKGDEVITAPFTFAATAEVIAMTGAKPVFVDIATPTFNLNLEKVETAITKNTKAIIPIHLFGQPVNMTELMRIAKAHNLWVIEDCAQATGATWQNQPVGSWGEVGCFSFFPTKNLGGCGDGGALVTNNPELAKTARILANHGQREKYKQESIGMNSRLDTLQAAILLIKLPYLEFWNKQRREIAKRYQDLLSQVDNILLPTELARGEGVWNQYTIRISRQYRDQLRSHLQQQGIGSMIYYPFPLHLQPAYKHLGYEKGDFPISEQMAQEVLSLPMFPGLSHQEQDQVATAIKTLMKETLEPDN from the coding sequence ATGACTGCCATTCCTCCCATTGATCTAACTCGACAATACCATCTCCTTAACGACCAAATCAGTAAAGCGGTTACAGACGTTCTGAGTTCCGGACAATACATTGGTGGCTCTGCAGTCACAAGCCTAGAAACCCAATTAGCCGCCAATGTCGGGGTCACGCACTGTGTTTCCTGCAACTCCGGAACCGATGCCCTTTATTTAGCCCTTCGTGCTCTCAATATTGGCAAAGGAGACGAAGTCATCACCGCCCCTTTTACCTTTGCCGCCACCGCCGAAGTGATTGCAATGACGGGAGCCAAACCAGTCTTTGTCGATATTGCCACTCCCACTTTTAACTTGAATCTTGAAAAAGTGGAAACAGCAATTACCAAAAATACCAAAGCCATCATTCCCATTCACCTATTTGGTCAACCTGTCAATATGACAGAATTAATGAGAATTGCGAAAGCACATAATCTCTGGGTAATTGAAGACTGCGCTCAAGCCACGGGGGCAACTTGGCAAAATCAACCTGTTGGTAGTTGGGGAGAGGTGGGGTGTTTTAGCTTCTTTCCCACCAAAAATTTAGGAGGCTGTGGCGATGGTGGGGCTTTAGTCACCAATAACCCTGAACTGGCTAAAACCGCCCGTATCTTAGCCAATCATGGACAACGAGAAAAGTATAAACAAGAAAGCATTGGCATGAACAGTCGCTTAGATACCCTACAAGCCGCAATTTTATTGATTAAACTTCCCTATCTTGAATTTTGGAATAAGCAACGGCGAGAAATTGCCAAACGCTATCAGGACTTATTATCTCAAGTTGACAACATTCTCCTTCCCACTGAGTTAGCCCGGGGAGAAGGCGTTTGGAATCAATATACAATCCGCATTTCCCGACAATATCGAGATCAGCTGCGCTCTCACTTACAACAACAGGGCATTGGTTCCATGATCTATTATCCCTTTCCCCTCCATCTTCAACCAGCATATAAGCACTTAGGCTATGAGAAAGGAGACTTCCCCATTAGTGAACAAATGGCGCAAGAAGTGCTCTCTTTACCCATGTTTCCTGGATTATCTCATCAAGAACAAGACCAAGTAGCAACTGCCATTAAAACTTTGATGAAAGAAACTTTGGAACCAGACAATTAA
- a CDS encoding ABC transporter permease, whose protein sequence is MAVIIMLIELEAIDWVLTIVLIGIALSLSRWQKIGLEEQLLVSAARSILQLVVAGYLLELVFSLETVWGVLGVILLMVLMGTLVTRNRVSQKLSRLVWIAGGSLLLTTGLTLSYVILLMIQPPTWYDPQYAIPLAGIIIGSAVNAATIAGERLVSSLETHRGEIETHLSLGATPSDAIALYRRQAIRAGLLPHLNQMALVGIVTLPGILTGQLLGGVTPLNAVSYQIVILLVLAFANLLATFLITAGIYRQFFTPEAQLRF, encoded by the coding sequence ATGGCAGTCATTATTATGTTGATTGAGTTAGAGGCAATTGATTGGGTGCTGACAATTGTTTTAATAGGTATTGCCCTTAGTCTATCGCGTTGGCAAAAAATCGGGCTAGAGGAACAGTTATTAGTCAGTGCGGCTCGGTCAATTTTACAGTTAGTGGTGGCTGGATATCTTCTCGAGTTGGTATTTAGTCTGGAAACGGTTTGGGGGGTATTAGGGGTAATTTTGCTGATGGTACTAATGGGAACCTTGGTTACTCGCAATCGCGTGTCGCAAAAACTGTCCCGTTTAGTTTGGATTGCTGGTGGTAGTTTGTTATTAACAACGGGTTTAACCTTGTCTTATGTGATTTTGTTAATGATTCAGCCACCCACTTGGTATGATCCCCAATATGCAATTCCCTTGGCTGGAATAATTATTGGTAGTGCGGTGAATGCAGCGACTATTGCTGGGGAACGGTTAGTGAGTAGTCTCGAAACTCATCGAGGGGAAATTGAAACCCATTTGTCTTTGGGGGCTACCCCTTCTGACGCGATCGCGCTTTATCGTCGTCAAGCGATTCGGGCTGGACTTTTACCCCATCTTAATCAAATGGCATTAGTGGGGATTGTTACTTTACCTGGAATTTTAACGGGTCAACTTTTAGGAGGAGTCACTCCTCTCAATGCCGTTTCTTATCAAATTGTTATTTTATTGGTTCTTGCTTTTGCTAATTTACTGGCAACTTTTTTAATCACGGCGGGAATTTACCGTCAATTTTTTACCCCAGAAGCCCAACTGCGGTTTTAA
- a CDS encoding Ppx/GppA phosphatase family protein encodes MVKTIYPIQTESLNSQEKELHQERVIAAFDIGTNSIHMVIVKIDPSLPAFNIIAREKDTVRLGDRDPKTGFLTLDAMERAMSTLQRGQELARSFNAEEIVAVATSAVREAPNGREFIKTVREELGLTIDLISGQEEARRIYLGVLSAMEFNEKPHAIIDIGGGSTELILGNGQEPRSLSSTKVGAVRLAQEYITTDPINNKELKFLQAYIRGSMERPVEELNAQLSPEETISLVGTSGTIECLATIHAKEKLNSNPNPLQGYSFTTKDLEDIVKLLASLDVKKRADLPGMSDRRAEIILPGAMILLETMKLLGVDEITICERALREGVIVDWMLTHGLIENRLRYQSSVRDRSVIHIAQKYQVDLDYSQRVANFALSIFDQTQGKLHQWGSWERELLWVAAILHNCGFYVSHAAHHKHSYYLIRHAELLGFTENELEIIANIARYHRKSKPKKKHENYQNLPDKNARKFVSEVSAILRLAIALDRRQIGAITAFNCYYKEEEKELHLELFPKDKNDDCALEFWNLEQKKGIFENQYGVKVIAYLSV; translated from the coding sequence ATGGTTAAGACAATCTATCCTATTCAAACGGAAAGCCTAAATTCTCAAGAGAAAGAACTTCATCAAGAACGAGTCATCGCTGCCTTTGATATCGGGACAAATTCTATTCACATGGTAATTGTGAAAATTGATCCCTCGCTTCCAGCTTTTAATATTATTGCTCGGGAAAAAGATACTGTGAGACTCGGCGATCGCGATCCGAAAACAGGATTTTTAACCCTAGATGCGATGGAACGAGCCATGTCCACCCTACAACGGGGTCAAGAATTAGCCCGCAGTTTTAATGCTGAAGAAATTGTCGCTGTCGCAACAAGCGCGGTTAGAGAAGCCCCCAATGGTCGCGAATTCATTAAAACGGTTCGGGAAGAGTTGGGGTTAACCATTGATCTCATTTCTGGACAAGAGGAAGCCCGACGCATCTATTTAGGGGTACTCTCAGCGATGGAGTTTAATGAGAAACCTCATGCCATTATTGACATTGGCGGGGGATCCACTGAGTTAATTTTAGGGAATGGTCAAGAACCGCGCTCATTAAGTAGCACAAAAGTCGGGGCAGTACGCCTAGCTCAAGAATATATTACCACTGACCCGATTAATAATAAAGAGCTAAAATTTCTGCAAGCCTATATTCGGGGTAGTATGGAACGCCCCGTCGAGGAATTAAACGCACAATTATCTCCAGAAGAAACCATTAGTTTAGTCGGAACATCGGGAACGATTGAATGTTTAGCGACGATTCATGCTAAGGAGAAATTAAATAGCAATCCTAATCCACTTCAGGGATATTCTTTTACTACCAAAGATTTAGAAGATATTGTTAAGTTATTAGCTTCTTTGGATGTTAAAAAACGGGCTGATTTACCCGGAATGTCTGACCGACGGGCGGAAATTATTCTCCCGGGAGCAATGATTTTATTGGAAACAATGAAGTTACTGGGAGTTGATGAAATTACGATTTGTGAGCGAGCTTTACGGGAAGGGGTGATTGTTGATTGGATGTTAACTCATGGTTTGATAGAGAATCGCCTGCGGTATCAAAGTTCAGTGCGCGATCGCAGTGTAATTCACATTGCTCAAAAGTATCAGGTTGATCTTGATTATAGTCAGCGAGTTGCTAATTTTGCGCTTAGTATATTTGATCAAACTCAAGGAAAATTACATCAGTGGGGAAGTTGGGAACGAGAACTTTTATGGGTAGCGGCGATTCTTCATAATTGTGGTTTTTATGTTAGCCATGCCGCTCATCATAAGCATTCTTATTATCTAATTCGTCATGCGGAATTATTAGGATTTACAGAAAATGAGCTAGAAATTATCGCTAATATTGCTCGCTATCATCGTAAAAGTAAGCCAAAGAAAAAACATGAAAATTACCAAAATCTTCCTGATAAAAATGCTCGTAAATTTGTTAGTGAAGTAAGTGCCATTTTACGATTAGCAATTGCCCTTGATCGCCGACAAATTGGAGCAATTACAGCCTTTAATTGCTATTATAAGGAGGAGGAAAAAGAATTACATCTAGAATTATTTCCTAAAGATAAAAATGATGACTGTGCTTTAGAGTTTTGGAACTTAGAACAGAAGAAAGGAATTTTTGAAAACCAATATGGTGTAAAAGTAATTGCTTATCTATCCGTCTAA